A single genomic interval of Mucilaginibacter boryungensis harbors:
- a CDS encoding penicillin acylase family protein, with protein MKKILLLIYAVLPLMVSAQKFTPQEISRYKQQAKAVTIIRDNWGVPHIYAQTDAQVVFGLMYSQCEDNFKGIERNYLYQIGRQAEVDGESNLYTDVQLQMIADSADAIKDYKASPPWFKKLMDAFADGINYYLYKHPDVKPLVFKHFEPWYALMFTDGSVSATVTGGLGLSETARFYGQPGIDLGKLKQPKTLQEELDEREIGSNGFALSPKLTASGHAMLYINPHVPFYFRSEVQLVSNEGLNVYGAVTWGQFFVYQGFNQHCGWMHTSSNADVGDLYAEKVTKKDGKWYYEYNGQQKPVTERKLNINVKEGDKVVSKTFTGYYTHHGPVLGARNGKWLSLRNDNRSYPALLESWLITKANTFAEYKKAMDIGHNATNNTVYADDQGNIAFWYGNFTPKRDPKLDWTQPVDGTTPTTEWQGLHKQDEIVHVYNPSTGWIENCNSTPFTSSGTASPDKTKYPAYMAPDGQNYRGVNAVKLFNGAKNMTMDDLIKKGYDKYLTAFDVMLPPLFKAYADAPDSIRTSLKEPIQVLQQWDRRSAVNSVATTIAFEWGTRMMQLLPRARSSEEGTYQTKRTEAMLANARSAQFLNELTNTIHSLQSRYGDWKVQWGDINRYQRPANGVFDDNAPSIPVGQVSSLFGQLPSFVSRPMNGTKKRYGYSGNSFIAAVEFGPKIKAKSIMTGGQSFDPQSKNFTDQAEGHINGQFKDVLFYKADVLKHAAMTYHP; from the coding sequence ATGAAAAAAATATTACTCCTGATATATGCTGTGTTGCCGTTAATGGTGTCGGCACAAAAATTTACCCCGCAGGAAATTAGCCGTTACAAACAGCAGGCAAAAGCAGTAACTATAATTCGCGACAACTGGGGCGTGCCGCATATTTATGCGCAGACCGATGCGCAGGTAGTTTTTGGGCTGATGTACAGCCAATGCGAGGATAACTTTAAGGGTATTGAACGTAATTATCTTTATCAGATAGGCCGCCAGGCCGAGGTTGACGGCGAAAGCAATCTCTATACCGATGTGCAGTTGCAAATGATTGCCGACAGCGCCGACGCGATAAAAGATTACAAAGCCAGTCCGCCATGGTTTAAAAAACTGATGGATGCCTTTGCCGATGGTATCAATTATTACCTGTATAAACATCCCGATGTTAAGCCGCTGGTGTTTAAACACTTTGAGCCCTGGTACGCGCTGATGTTTACCGATGGCAGCGTATCGGCTACCGTTACCGGCGGGTTAGGCTTAAGTGAGACAGCCCGCTTTTACGGTCAGCCGGGGATAGATTTGGGTAAGCTAAAGCAGCCCAAAACTTTGCAGGAAGAACTGGACGAGCGGGAGATCGGATCGAACGGGTTTGCCTTATCGCCTAAGTTAACGGCTTCGGGGCATGCCATGCTATATATCAACCCGCATGTGCCGTTCTATTTCCGCAGCGAAGTGCAACTGGTTAGTAATGAAGGTTTAAACGTTTATGGCGCGGTAACCTGGGGCCAGTTTTTTGTTTACCAGGGCTTTAACCAGCACTGCGGCTGGATGCACACCAGCAGTAACGCCGATGTAGGTGATCTGTATGCCGAAAAAGTAACTAAGAAGGACGGCAAATGGTATTACGAGTATAACGGCCAGCAAAAACCGGTAACCGAACGCAAACTGAACATAAATGTTAAGGAGGGTGATAAAGTGGTCTCAAAAACCTTCACGGGTTATTACACACACCATGGCCCGGTACTGGGTGCGCGCAATGGTAAATGGCTTTCGCTGAGGAACGATAACCGATCGTATCCGGCCTTACTGGAGTCATGGTTGATCACTAAAGCCAATACTTTTGCTGAGTATAAAAAAGCCATGGATATTGGGCATAATGCCACCAATAATACGGTATATGCTGATGACCAAGGCAACATCGCTTTCTGGTACGGCAACTTTACGCCAAAACGCGATCCTAAACTGGATTGGACACAGCCCGTAGACGGCACTACCCCAACTACCGAATGGCAGGGCCTGCACAAGCAGGATGAAATAGTACATGTATATAATCCATCAACCGGATGGATAGAGAACTGTAATTCTACCCCGTTTACTTCATCAGGCACGGCAAGTCCTGATAAAACGAAATACCCGGCCTATATGGCGCCCGACGGGCAGAATTATCGGGGTGTCAATGCTGTTAAATTATTCAATGGTGCTAAAAACATGACCATGGATGATCTAATAAAGAAGGGCTACGATAAATACCTGACGGCCTTTGATGTGATGCTGCCGCCGTTATTTAAAGCTTACGCCGATGCTCCGGATAGCATTAGAACATCGCTTAAGGAACCTATACAAGTATTACAGCAATGGGACAGACGGTCTGCGGTAAATTCGGTAGCTACTACCATAGCATTTGAGTGGGGCACGCGCATGATGCAATTGCTGCCACGGGCCAGATCGTCAGAGGAGGGCACTTATCAAACCAAACGTACAGAGGCCATGCTGGCCAATGCCCGGTCTGCTCAATTTTTAAATGAATTAACTAATACTATCCACAGCCTGCAAAGCCGTTACGGCGACTGGAAAGTACAATGGGGCGATATTAACCGCTACCAGCGACCGGCAAATGGTGTATTTGATGATAACGCGCCGAGCATCCCGGTAGGGCAGGTATCATCATTATTCGGGCAACTGCCATCATTTGTGAGCCGACCAATGAATGGCACCAAAAAGCGCTATGGCTACAGCGGCAATAGTTTTATTGCGGCTGTAGAGTTTGGGCCGAAGATAAAAGCTAAAAGTATTATGACCGGCGGGCAATCGTTCGATCCGCAATCGAAAAACTTTACCGATCAGGCCGAGGGGCATATTAACGGGCAATTTAAAGATGTGCTGTTTTACAAAGCTGATGTACTGAAGCATGCGGCAATGACGTATCATCCGTAA
- a CDS encoding SRPBCC family protein: MAGPLKVTVTKNINAPVASVWQAFTDPDMIKQYLFGTTVTSDWKLGSSITYTGEWEGKSYEDKGQIMDVIPFKRLHTTYWSSMSGKADKPENYVDVFYEVEPNGDGSKVTITQEGIENEDGVEHMKKNWGMVLDAMKKLLEA, encoded by the coding sequence ATGGCAGGCCCCTTAAAAGTTACCGTTACTAAAAATATTAATGCCCCTGTAGCCAGCGTATGGCAGGCATTTACCGATCCGGATATGATCAAACAATACCTGTTTGGAACTACTGTAACATCCGACTGGAAACTGGGCAGCAGCATTACTTATACCGGCGAATGGGAAGGTAAAAGCTATGAAGATAAGGGCCAGATTATGGATGTGATCCCTTTTAAACGCCTGCACACTACCTATTGGAGCAGCATGAGCGGCAAAGCCGATAAACCTGAAAACTACGTAGACGTATTTTATGAAGTTGAGCCCAATGGCGATGGTAGTAAAGTTACCATTACCCAGGAGGGAATAGAGAACGAAGATGGAGTTGAACACATGAAGAAAAACTGGGGTATGGTGCTGGATGCGATGAAGAAACTGCTGGAAGCGTAA
- a CDS encoding DUF4349 domain-containing protein, producing the protein MKTKILMALLAGTVLLAACKGSGSSSSADSAKRAAAQMDSAENTKLVKTGEIRFKVKDVRQATQQISKLTTLCGGMVMHHDMHSNIISQQSIDMPNDSVKKLTVYNSTADMTIKVPVEYVEVLMDSIAQMGAYVDNRKMEVEDRSLDYLSEKLKSQNRIASVNQRRHIKLTQRGADSILQLKDDVVDRKISNMRTDEAAKFSVLNLNLYQNNTIAKEIVLSDDLSHYNTPLGTRVGMAFSNGWHYFSAMIVGLLNLWVFLLIGALIWIGIVIYKRKKQNKAEATT; encoded by the coding sequence ATGAAAACAAAAATTTTAATGGCGCTGCTGGCCGGCACCGTACTGCTTGCCGCATGCAAAGGCTCAGGATCATCTTCAAGCGCTGATAGTGCGAAGCGGGCTGCTGCACAAATGGATTCTGCTGAAAATACCAAGCTGGTAAAAACCGGAGAAATACGGTTTAAAGTAAAAGACGTAAGGCAGGCCACCCAACAGATATCAAAGCTAACTACACTTTGTGGGGGTATGGTGATGCATCACGATATGCATTCGAATATCATAAGCCAGCAAAGTATAGATATGCCTAACGATTCGGTAAAGAAACTAACCGTTTACAACAGCACGGCCGATATGACCATAAAAGTGCCGGTAGAATACGTAGAGGTCCTGATGGATTCGATAGCCCAAATGGGCGCTTATGTGGATAATAGAAAGATGGAGGTGGAAGACCGTTCGCTGGATTACCTTTCGGAAAAATTGAAGTCGCAAAACCGGATAGCCTCAGTCAACCAGAGGAGGCACATTAAATTAACCCAGCGTGGCGCGGATAGCATCTTACAACTAAAAGATGATGTGGTAGACCGTAAGATAAGCAACATGCGTACCGATGAAGCTGCGAAATTTAGTGTGCTGAATTTGAACCTTTACCAAAACAATACAATAGCAAAGGAAATTGTATTGAGCGATGACCTGTCGCATTACAACACACCCCTGGGCACGCGGGTGGGCATGGCATTTTCCAATGGCTGGCATTACTTCTCGGCCATGATAGTTGGTTTGCTTAATTTATGGGTGTTCCTGTTAATTGGCGCACTGATTTGGATAGGTATAGTTATTTACAAAAGGAAAAAGCAAAATAAGGCCGAAGCGACTACATAA
- a CDS encoding carboxypeptidase-like regulatory domain-containing protein, with protein MATKKTTFILLCLILAFAKPILAQQTEFLNNLQQYGAAMPQEKVYLHLDKPHYLTGDDIWLKGYVTFGVQNQLSALSKILYIDLIDPSNKVINQTKLLILHGVTIGDLHLVDTLKQGTYHLRAYTNWMRNLPEETFFNKEFTIGRVQDATGTAQNKPAGTNGTKQAKSNSISFMPEGGNMVAGLQSRVAFKMLQPDGFAAGGSGYVTDDTGEKLAEFTAGYAGMGSFFLTPQAGKAYKAVVTYTNGTTQTTNLPAALPEGFVLTLLPHLPVNVLLAIKTSPALVKNQNVTILVQKQGKVIYAGQKVINAPESLTRLPLDKFPSGIIQVTLFNENMQPLCERLFFNLNPHTALPLTASLDNQQYKNRQQVMVTLKAGEDADSLRNGTFSAAVVNLGGLPQLKTNQSGILPGLLLTPELKGYVENPDHYFEVFDNDRMTELDNLILCQGWRRIVWEDVKAGKMPMVNFQPEKSFTISGTVTSRNGTPAANVKVSLLSVKSYMGIDTVTDAKGRYVFNNLLLNENNRFSVTVHDDKRNLILKVDPQPGVSSYTPLNNGQPIDDATYQAYLKTAYKQLPDSVKQRLGAINLKEVNITTTRSKSKMVPAFSANRNGAGNADEIFLADEMKYSMTLKQFLQGRAMGVKFIDDSAFVNRADNFLTGQNAPKPMTIMLDGVELHSDGDAPLNWIPVEDVASIEILRTAATSALYGGNNGVIIITTKTGKSELHYPSKPSPGTVPLIITGYHAIREFYAPNYTVNPSAIPDHRTTIYWKPDIVTDKAGNATFKFYTTDDKGTYQITIEGITADGRPAHVVKSFTVE; from the coding sequence ATGGCCACTAAAAAAACAACCTTCATTTTATTATGCCTCATACTGGCATTTGCTAAACCTATTCTTGCCCAGCAAACTGAATTTTTAAATAACCTGCAACAATACGGAGCGGCCATGCCGCAGGAAAAAGTATACCTGCACTTAGATAAACCCCATTACCTTACCGGCGATGATATTTGGCTTAAGGGTTATGTTACCTTTGGCGTTCAAAATCAGTTATCGGCCTTAAGCAAAATACTATATATCGATCTGATCGATCCATCTAACAAAGTAATAAACCAAACCAAACTGCTGATACTGCACGGTGTGACCATTGGCGATTTACACCTGGTTGATACCTTAAAACAAGGCACCTACCATTTGCGTGCTTACACCAACTGGATGCGTAACCTGCCTGAGGAAACTTTTTTTAATAAAGAATTTACCATTGGCCGTGTACAGGATGCTACCGGTACGGCACAAAATAAACCTGCCGGTACTAACGGCACTAAACAGGCAAAAAGCAACAGCATTAGTTTTATGCCCGAAGGCGGTAACATGGTGGCGGGACTGCAAAGTCGGGTAGCATTTAAAATGTTGCAACCAGATGGTTTTGCAGCCGGTGGAAGTGGTTATGTTACCGATGATACGGGCGAAAAACTGGCGGAATTTACCGCAGGTTATGCAGGCATGGGCAGTTTTTTCCTGACACCGCAAGCTGGCAAGGCCTACAAAGCTGTAGTGACCTATACCAACGGAACAACCCAAACTACTAACCTGCCTGCCGCACTACCCGAAGGTTTTGTTTTAACGCTGTTGCCCCACCTGCCGGTGAATGTATTGCTGGCTATAAAGACCAGTCCGGCGTTGGTGAAAAACCAAAATGTAACCATACTGGTGCAAAAGCAGGGTAAAGTTATTTATGCAGGGCAAAAAGTTATTAATGCGCCTGAATCGTTAACCCGGCTGCCGCTGGATAAGTTCCCGTCGGGGATAATACAGGTAACCTTGTTTAACGAAAATATGCAGCCACTATGCGAGCGACTGTTCTTTAACCTGAACCCACATACCGCACTACCGCTTACTGCCAGTTTAGATAATCAGCAATATAAGAACCGTCAGCAAGTTATGGTAACCCTTAAAGCCGGCGAGGATGCCGATAGCCTGCGTAACGGTACTTTTTCGGCAGCAGTAGTTAACCTAGGCGGCTTGCCGCAGCTTAAAACTAACCAATCAGGCATTTTACCGGGATTATTGTTAACCCCCGAATTGAAAGGTTATGTAGAAAACCCCGATCATTATTTTGAGGTGTTTGATAACGACCGCATGACCGAACTGGACAACCTTATCTTGTGCCAGGGCTGGCGGCGCATTGTGTGGGAAGATGTAAAAGCCGGAAAAATGCCTATGGTTAATTTCCAGCCCGAAAAATCGTTTACCATTAGCGGTACGGTAACTTCACGTAACGGTACACCCGCAGCAAATGTGAAAGTATCGTTGCTTTCGGTCAAATCGTACATGGGTATTGACACGGTTACCGATGCTAAGGGGCGTTATGTGTTTAATAACTTGTTGCTGAACGAGAATAACCGCTTCTCGGTAACCGTGCACGATGATAAGCGCAACCTAATTTTAAAAGTTGATCCTCAGCCCGGGGTAAGCAGCTATACACCTTTGAATAACGGGCAACCTATAGATGACGCTACCTACCAGGCGTATCTGAAAACTGCTTACAAACAATTGCCCGATTCGGTAAAACAGCGGTTAGGCGCAATCAATTTAAAGGAAGTTAACATCACCACTACCCGATCAAAAAGCAAAATGGTGCCTGCTTTTTCGGCCAACCGCAATGGTGCGGGTAATGCCGACGAGATTTTCCTGGCCGATGAGATGAAATACAGCATGACGCTGAAACAGTTTTTACAGGGCAGGGCTATGGGAGTTAAGTTTATTGATGATAGCGCGTTTGTTAACCGTGCAGATAATTTTTTAACGGGACAGAACGCGCCTAAACCAATGACGATAATGCTGGACGGTGTGGAATTACACTCAGATGGTGATGCTCCATTAAACTGGATACCTGTTGAAGATGTAGCGAGTATTGAAATACTGCGCACTGCCGCTACCAGTGCTTTATACGGTGGTAACAATGGGGTTATTATTATCACTACAAAAACCGGCAAGAGTGAGCTGCATTACCCTTCAAAACCATCGCCGGGGACTGTACCGTTAATTATAACCGGCTACCACGCTATCAGGGAATTTTACGCCCCCAACTATACTGTAAACCCGAGCGCTATACCCGACCATCGTACTACTATATATTGGAAACCGGATATTGTTACCGATAAAGCCGGAAACGCCACCTTTAAGTTTTATACCACTGATGATAAAGGGACTTATCAAATAACTATTGAGGGCATTACGGCCGATGGCCGCCCCGCCCATGTGGTAAAGAGTTTTACCGTGGAGTAA
- the gldB gene encoding gliding motility lipoprotein GldB, translating into MIPAKNKAKQIYLIFITGILLASCTNHKKIDVSNIQLEVKIDRFDHDLDQMRQKPMAAQALFLQRKYGAFYQDFIERILPMGSIRDSSYFKTLRGMLANKAYKDVKHDVDSVYPNLDKQEAELTDAFKHIKYYFPKKQLPKIYAYISGFQAQTSIGDGYFAIGLDMFLGENSRFYPALIQIVPHYVSRRFTPDNITPRVVEGIAREDMFPEPDKDKNLLDKMIYAGKIMYFMDQIIPDVPDSTKIGFTNAQMKWCDQYKADIWGYFLEENLLYNSDEIKIQKFLGEAPFTPGLGENNESAPKLGVWTGWQIVRAYMDKNPNITLPQLMATDDAQKILNGSKYRPK; encoded by the coding sequence ATGATACCGGCTAAAAACAAAGCAAAGCAAATTTACTTAATTTTCATAACCGGCATCCTGCTGGCATCCTGTACAAATCATAAAAAAATTGACGTAAGTAATATACAGCTTGAGGTTAAGATAGACCGCTTTGACCACGACCTGGACCAGATGCGCCAAAAACCAATGGCTGCGCAGGCGCTTTTCCTTCAACGTAAATATGGCGCTTTTTATCAGGACTTTATTGAACGCATTTTACCTATGGGTAGTATCCGCGATTCATCATATTTTAAAACGCTGCGCGGTATGCTGGCCAACAAGGCCTATAAAGATGTAAAACACGATGTAGATTCCGTTTACCCTAACCTTGATAAGCAGGAAGCCGAATTAACCGACGCTTTTAAACATATCAAATATTATTTCCCTAAAAAACAGCTGCCAAAAATATATGCCTATATATCTGGCTTCCAGGCGCAAACAAGTATTGGCGATGGCTATTTTGCTATCGGTCTGGATATGTTTTTAGGTGAAAATTCCCGCTTTTACCCCGCATTGATACAAATTGTACCGCATTATGTATCGCGCAGGTTTACACCCGATAATATTACACCACGGGTGGTTGAAGGCATTGCCCGCGAGGATATGTTCCCCGAACCGGATAAAGATAAAAACCTGCTGGATAAGATGATATACGCCGGCAAGATCATGTACTTTATGGATCAGATCATCCCGGACGTGCCCGATAGTACAAAAATTGGCTTTACCAATGCACAAATGAAATGGTGCGACCAATACAAGGCTGATATATGGGGTTACTTTTTAGAAGAAAACCTGTTGTATAATTCGGATGAGATAAAAATTCAAAAGTTTTTGGGCGAAGCGCCATTCACACCGGGTTTAGGTGAAAATAACGAATCGGCCCCAAAATTAGGTGTATGGACCGGTTGGCAAATAGTACGCGCCTATATGGACAAGAACCCCAATATTACCCTGCCCCAATTAATGGCAACCGATGATGCGCAGAAGATACTGAACGGATCGAAATACCGGCCGAAATGA
- a CDS encoding NAD+ synthase — MKIALAQLNYHIGNFESNTAKIIDSIKKARQEGADLVVFAELCVCGYPSRDFLEFKDYIKAGEDAALKIAAECTDIACIIGIPTENNKIEGKDLNNSAYFIADGKISAVVNKALLPNYDVFDEYRYFEPSTSFKCIDFKGHRIALTICEDLWNTIENPLYITRPMDELIKENPDVMINIAASPFAYNHDEERIAILGDNARRYNLPLFYVNHVGAHTELIFDGGSLVFDNKGDVVDELPYFEEAITYYNLKDKAGVELLQPTTMRATRQSDIEQIHDGLILGIRDYFYKSGFKSAILGLSGGIDSAVVCALAAAALGPQNVMAVLLPSRYSTDHSITDAEILVRNLGCKSETVPIRQITDAFESALQPQFQGLPFNIAEENIQSRSRAVVLMAMCNKFGYILLNTSNKSEAAVGYGTLYGDMCGGISVLGDVYKTQVYQMANYINRDKEIIPVNSIIKPPSAELRPDQKDSDSLPEYDILDKVLKEYLENRLSSSQIIEKGYDEAVVQRVIKLVNMAEHKRYQTPPILRVSPKAFGMGRRMPIVGKYLS, encoded by the coding sequence ATGAAAATAGCATTAGCGCAACTGAACTACCATATTGGCAATTTTGAATCGAACACGGCCAAAATTATTGATAGTATAAAAAAAGCAAGACAAGAGGGCGCCGACCTGGTTGTGTTTGCCGAATTATGTGTATGCGGATACCCTTCGCGTGATTTTCTTGAATTTAAGGATTACATTAAAGCCGGGGAAGACGCCGCACTTAAAATTGCTGCCGAGTGTACCGATATTGCCTGTATTATTGGTATCCCGACTGAAAACAATAAGATTGAAGGAAAAGACCTGAACAATTCAGCCTATTTTATTGCCGACGGCAAGATAAGTGCCGTGGTAAACAAGGCGCTGCTGCCCAACTATGATGTGTTTGATGAATACCGCTATTTCGAGCCGTCCACCTCGTTTAAATGTATAGATTTTAAGGGGCACCGTATTGCGCTCACTATTTGCGAAGACTTATGGAACACTATTGAAAACCCGCTATACATTACCCGGCCAATGGACGAACTGATAAAGGAAAATCCGGATGTGATGATCAATATCGCTGCATCGCCGTTTGCTTACAACCACGATGAGGAGCGTATTGCTATATTGGGCGACAATGCCCGCCGCTATAATTTGCCACTGTTTTATGTGAACCATGTAGGGGCGCATACCGAGCTGATCTTTGACGGCGGATCGCTGGTGTTTGATAATAAAGGAGATGTGGTAGATGAGCTACCTTATTTTGAGGAAGCCATTACTTATTACAACCTGAAGGATAAGGCCGGGGTTGAGCTGTTGCAGCCGACCACCATGCGTGCCACCCGCCAAAGCGATATTGAACAGATACACGATGGCTTGATATTAGGTATCCGCGATTACTTTTATAAATCGGGCTTTAAAAGCGCTATCCTGGGCTTATCCGGGGGGATCGATTCGGCTGTGGTATGTGCGCTGGCCGCCGCGGCCCTGGGCCCGCAAAATGTGATGGCGGTGTTACTGCCATCGCGCTATTCAACAGATCACTCTATTACCGATGCCGAGATACTGGTGCGTAACCTGGGGTGTAAATCAGAGACCGTTCCTATCCGTCAAATTACCGATGCATTTGAATCGGCCCTGCAACCGCAATTTCAGGGGCTGCCATTTAACATCGCCGAAGAGAATATCCAATCGCGCAGCAGGGCAGTGGTGCTGATGGCTATGTGTAATAAGTTTGGCTATATCCTGTTGAATACATCAAACAAAAGTGAAGCAGCCGTGGGGTATGGCACCCTATATGGCGATATGTGCGGCGGGATATCCGTTTTAGGCGATGTTTATAAAACACAGGTATACCAGATGGCTAATTATATTAACCGCGATAAAGAGATCATCCCGGTAAACTCCATAATAAAACCACCATCGGCCGAGTTAAGGCCCGATCAAAAAGATAGCGATTCGCTGCCTGAATATGATATACTGGACAAGGTATTGAAGGAGTATCTTGAAAACAGGTTGTCGTCATCGCAAATTATTGAAAAAGGTTATGATGAAGCTGTTGTGCAGCGTGTAATTAAGCTGGTAAATATGGCCGAACATAAACGTTACCAAACGCCGCCTATTTTGCGGGTATCGCCAAAGGCATTTGGCATGGGGCGCAGGATGCCTATTGTTGGGAAGTACTTGTCGTAA
- a CDS encoding DUF4136 domain-containing protein, giving the protein MKKWITGGLLTIVTLFFVACSSYTYYSVGNASKVSRYSTFAWLPPINNTKNPYFDNDLADQKIKDQATADLESKGLRLKANRPDLLIRYTIVVDNRMKTYNEPVYSYNYGGFYPRYGYYRGGRAFYYGWRGAYPVYLGEEIYHVPYKEGTLILDIIDRTTHKVIWRGYGVGEVTNPERAINDLPQVVDGILNKLQINKM; this is encoded by the coding sequence ATGAAAAAATGGATCACCGGAGGGCTGTTAACTATAGTAACCCTCTTTTTCGTAGCTTGTTCAAGCTACACTTATTACTCGGTTGGCAACGCCAGCAAGGTAAGCAGATATAGTACCTTTGCCTGGTTGCCCCCAATAAATAATACCAAAAACCCTTATTTCGACAATGACCTGGCCGACCAAAAGATCAAAGACCAGGCTACGGCCGATCTGGAGAGTAAAGGTTTACGCCTGAAAGCCAACCGTCCCGATTTGCTGATACGTTATACCATTGTGGTTGATAACAGGATGAAAACCTATAACGAGCCGGTATATAGTTATAATTACGGTGGTTTTTATCCACGGTATGGTTATTATCGTGGCGGGCGTGCTTTTTATTATGGCTGGCGCGGTGCATACCCGGTATACCTGGGCGAGGAAATTTATCATGTACCTTATAAAGAGGGTACGCTAATATTAGATATTATTGATCGCACTACCCATAAGGTAATTTGGCGTGGGTATGGCGTTGGCGAAGTTACCAACCCCGAACGTGCCATAAACGATCTGCCACAAGTAGTTGACGGCATTTTAAACAAACTGCAGATCAATAAGATGTAA